In Gimesia panareensis, the genomic window CACCTGTATTATGTTGATCCGATCGAGGGTTGCGATTATTTTGGTAATCCAATCGAACCTCAGTTTATCATCGATATTACCGAAACCTTTGATCTGAAAATTAAAATGCTGGCCTGTCATGAAAGTCAACGGGCCTGGTTAAGAAAACAGCACGGCCTGGACGAATATCTGGATGGAACCGAACGCTGGTCCGCTTCCCGCGGCAAACAGATCGGCGTCGACTACGGAGAAGCCTTCGTCCAACACTGCGGACATCCTTACCCTCACAGCAACCTGCTGCAGGAACTGCTTGAGAAATAATAATCCTCACTCAATACTTTAGAAGTAAAGCTGACCAGATGAACGAACCCGCTCCCGAACAGCTGCCTTACACTGAGACAGAAATCGAAACCATGGCTGCGGAAGACGCCAAAGCAGGCCGTTTCCTCACCAAGATGCTCGTGTTTACCTTCTGTTACACGATCATCGTCGGTGCCTACGTCATCTACTGGAGCCTGCAGAACTGATTTTCAGATTGCACCTCATGCCATCCTCAACTCTCTGATCGGCTCCCCTCCGGTCAGAGTTTTTTTACGCCTGCTGCGCGCCACTTTTTTCTTCAAACACGGTCCCGTTCGGGTTGAGCAGCATCCAGCACAGCGCCGCACTCGCATAAATCCCTGCCATCAGAATCAGCACCATTCCATACAGGCCCGCATCGAACATCACCCCCACAATCACCGGGAGCAGGGCAGCTCCGAGGTTGCCCATCATATTCATCATTCCGAAGATGGGTGCCACATGCTGGCCCCCTTTGTCGATCGTCACCGTATAACCACAGGCACCGCCCAGCCCGGCAAAAAACATGCTGACCGAAATCAGCGTCATCGCCAGCTTCATCTCCTGCACGAAATAAGCACACAGCGTACACAACCCGCAGCCCAGCATCGCCACAATCGCAACTCCCTGTCGGCTCCAACGGCGGCTGCCCGTTCGCTGTAAGACCCAGTCCACGACAACCCCTCCCAGAAAATTACCGACGACAAACGTTAACAGGGGTAGACTGGTCCAGATCCCGGAAGAAGCCACACTGATATTCCGCGCCTTCTGCAGATAAACGGGAAACCAGGTCATGTAAAAAATATTACCCGCAGCCCGGAAAAACTGCTGACCGCAAATCATCCACATCGAAAAACTGGTCAGGATCTGCTCCCAGGGAGTCGACTCGGCATGCACTTCCGCTTCTTGAACCTGAGACTGTTCCGCTGGTTCTTTGACCTCGTCACCGCGAATAATTTCCAACTCCGCCGAGTTCACACCGCGATGCTCCTCAGGCCGGTCCCGGAACCAGTAATAAAATACAATCACCCACACAATCCCCGGCACCGCGCACAGATACATGATCGTCCGCCAGGAGAGTCCCGGAATGTTAATGTCAGCTGTATGAATCCCCGCCAGCAGCACACCAATGCTGAAGGCACCGAAGGCACTCCCGATCGACATGAAACTTCCCAATAGTCCACTGGCCAGTCCCCGCCGCGCATGGGGCAGCCACTTGGAAATCGTACTTGCACAACAGGGAAAGATTCCCGCCTGTGAAATCCCGAAGATCAGCCGGACACCAATCAGCATCCAGAACCCGGTCACCATGCCGGTCAGCGCCGTAGCAATCGACCACAGGATGGCAAACGCGGTCAGCGAACGTCGCGTCCCCCACACATGCGCCAGCCAGCCACTCGGGATCTGCGACAACGCATAGCTCCAGAAAAAGGCGCTCATCACCCAGCCCATCTGCGTCTGGGTGATATTCAGTTCTTCCTGAATCAGTTTCGCCGGCACCGAGATCGCATTCCGGCTGATATAAGCGACCGCCGCCACCAGGCATAACAGCGTCAGCACCAGGTAGCGGGCATGTGTTGGAGGCTCATAGGAATTGAGTTTCAGCTCGTCCTGATCAGTCACAGAGTTCGTCCCTCTCGGCTGGTGTGTCTTACGCTTCTGCTAAAGCCTGCATCAGCAGATCGAACAGCCGATCCACTTCCGCCCGTGTTTCCTCATCCAGAGCCCACGCATGCGGCGTGCAGCGCTGCTCCGACGTAAAGATCCCGCGCTTCACCAGCAGATATTTCTCGATCGCCAGAAACCCATCCAGCCCCGCCTGTAACTGCAGCGCCACCAGTGCACAGATCGGAAATGAGATTCGGTAAATCGCGCTCTCATCGCCGGCCCGCAACGCATTCCACAGAGAGATGATCCCGTCCAGCAGATCCACGCCCGGCATCGTCCCCGTGATTCCCCGCCGGTACGCGTCCACCAGCAGAATCCCGCCCGAGCCGTCATAGATCAACGCCCGCCCCTCGGTCGCATCCCGCAGCGCCGACAGGTTCGGACCGATCGGAGACGCTTCCGGCTTGAACCGGATTTTTTCCGCCCCGAACTCATCCAGCAACCGGTGATAAAAGTCGATCGAAATCGCGTTCCCTACATAAGACG contains:
- a CDS encoding MFS transporter, with protein sequence MTDQDELKLNSYEPPTHARYLVLTLLCLVAAVAYISRNAISVPAKLIQEELNITQTQMGWVMSAFFWSYALSQIPSGWLAHVWGTRRSLTAFAILWSIATALTGMVTGFWMLIGVRLIFGISQAGIFPCCASTISKWLPHARRGLASGLLGSFMSIGSAFGAFSIGVLLAGIHTADINIPGLSWRTIMYLCAVPGIVWVIVFYYWFRDRPEEHRGVNSAELEIIRGDEVKEPAEQSQVQEAEVHAESTPWEQILTSFSMWMICGQQFFRAAGNIFYMTWFPVYLQKARNISVASSGIWTSLPLLTFVVGNFLGGVVVDWVLQRTGSRRWSRQGVAIVAMLGCGLCTLCAYFVQEMKLAMTLISVSMFFAGLGGACGYTVTIDKGGQHVAPIFGMMNMMGNLGAALLPVIVGVMFDAGLYGMVLILMAGIYASAALCWMLLNPNGTVFEEKSGAQQA
- a CDS encoding dihydrodipicolinate synthase family protein, which codes for MTGLIRGVLPVLHTPLQADETIDRDALAREIDWCFEIGADGVCGAMVSEVLRLTYAERLELTRLMSEMTDGRGVVIASVGAESTRQALVYARQAEEEGCDAVMAIPPVTTAIPEAALWEYFSTIARECALPLIVQDASSYVGNAISIDFYHRLLDEFGAEKIRFKPEASPIGPNLSALRDATEGRALIYDGSGGILLVDAYRRGITGTMPGVDLLDGIISLWNALRAGDESAIYRISFPICALVALQLQAGLDGFLAIEKYLLVKRGIFTSEQRCTPHAWALDEETRAEVDRLFDLLMQALAEA